A single window of Vigna radiata var. radiata cultivar VC1973A chromosome 4, Vradiata_ver6, whole genome shotgun sequence DNA harbors:
- the LOC106759544 gene encoding ethylene-responsive transcription factor-like protein At4g13040 isoform X2 translates to MVSLRRRRLLGLCSGNSSFVTPLPLYCENLSSLENSTQQAKPKSEQPVLSDDASNLDSNTAVLEEPGSSNVSGSSSSKEQLIQPITGPPIKRRKRHRRKNLHNQEPCLMRGVYFKNMKWQAAIKVDKKQIHLGTVGSQEEAAHLYDRAAFMCGREPNFELPEEEKRELSKFKWDEFLAMTRQAITRKKHKRRLSPGPGNSHDMLPLPKDDWDSKQGVSEDAE, encoded by the exons ATGGTGAGCTTGAGAAGGCGCAGACTCTTGGGACTATGTTCAG GTAACAGTTCCTTTGTCACTCCACTCCCTCTGTACTGTGAGAATTTGTCTAGTCTTGAAAATTCAACCCAGCAAGCTAAACCCAAGAGTGAGCAGCCTGTGCTTTCCGATGATGCAAGCAACCTGGACAGT AATACTGCTGTGCTAGAAGAGCCAGGATCATCAAATGTTTCTGGTTCAAGCTCATCAAAAGAACAGCTTATTCAACCAATCACAG GACCTCCTATCAAACGCAGAAAGCGACACAGAAGAAAGAATTTGCACAATCAAGAACCATGCTTAATGAGAGGTGTATACTTCAAAAATATGAAGTGGCAAGCCGCTATCAAGGTGGACAAGAAACAGATCCATCTAGGGACTGTTGGATCACAAGAAGAAGCTGCTCATTTATATGATAG GGCTGCTTTCATGTGTGGGAGAGAGCCCAATTTTGAGCTTCCCGAGGAGGAGAAGCGCGAACTTAGTAAATTTAAATGGGATGAATTCTTGGCAATGACTCGACAAGCCATCACTCGCAAAA aACACAAGAGAAGGCTTAGTCCTGGACCAGGTAATAGTCATGATATGCTTCCACTGCCCAAAGATGATTGGGACAGTAAGCAAGGAGTGAGTGAAGATGCAGAATAG
- the LOC106759544 gene encoding ethylene-responsive transcription factor-like protein At4g13040 isoform X1 encodes MVSLRRRRLLGLCSGNSSFVTPLPLYCENLSSLENSTQQAKPKSEQPVLSDDASNLDSNTAVLEEPGSSNVSGSSSSKEQLIQPITAGPPIKRRKRHRRKNLHNQEPCLMRGVYFKNMKWQAAIKVDKKQIHLGTVGSQEEAAHLYDRAAFMCGREPNFELPEEEKRELSKFKWDEFLAMTRQAITRKKHKRRLSPGPGNSHDMLPLPKDDWDSKQGVSEDAE; translated from the exons ATGGTGAGCTTGAGAAGGCGCAGACTCTTGGGACTATGTTCAG GTAACAGTTCCTTTGTCACTCCACTCCCTCTGTACTGTGAGAATTTGTCTAGTCTTGAAAATTCAACCCAGCAAGCTAAACCCAAGAGTGAGCAGCCTGTGCTTTCCGATGATGCAAGCAACCTGGACAGT AATACTGCTGTGCTAGAAGAGCCAGGATCATCAAATGTTTCTGGTTCAAGCTCATCAAAAGAACAGCTTATTCAACCAATCACAG CAGGACCTCCTATCAAACGCAGAAAGCGACACAGAAGAAAGAATTTGCACAATCAAGAACCATGCTTAATGAGAGGTGTATACTTCAAAAATATGAAGTGGCAAGCCGCTATCAAGGTGGACAAGAAACAGATCCATCTAGGGACTGTTGGATCACAAGAAGAAGCTGCTCATTTATATGATAG GGCTGCTTTCATGTGTGGGAGAGAGCCCAATTTTGAGCTTCCCGAGGAGGAGAAGCGCGAACTTAGTAAATTTAAATGGGATGAATTCTTGGCAATGACTCGACAAGCCATCACTCGCAAAA aACACAAGAGAAGGCTTAGTCCTGGACCAGGTAATAGTCATGATATGCTTCCACTGCCCAAAGATGATTGGGACAGTAAGCAAGGAGTGAGTGAAGATGCAGAATAG